One window of the Natronomonas marina genome contains the following:
- the icd gene encoding isocitrate dehydrogenase (NADP(+)) has translation MGYDKVEVPSEGSKVEVSGDDELVVPDDPIIPIIHGDGIGVDVGPAAQTVLEAAADATGREINWMRVYAGESAREKYDENLPDDTIEALKEFKVSIKGPLTTPVGAGFRSLNVALRKKLDLYTNIRPTYHLDGVPSPVKRPEQMDMVTFRENTEDVYAGIEWEAGTDEVQQVKEFVEEEMGFDSTIHDGPVGIGVKPITEFGTKRLVRKAIDYALEHDRDSVTLVHKGNIMKFTEGAFRDWGYEVAEEEYGEEVITEDTLWEERDGEPPDEAVVVNDRIADNMLQQVLTRTDQYDVLALPNLNGDYLSDACGAQIGGLGIAPGANVGDGRVLAEPVHGSAPKYAGQDKVNPTAMILSGRIMLEFMGWNDAATLVRDAVEQTIVDRKVTYDIERQIEGGEKLATSEYSEAVVDNLRDLA, from the coding sequence ATGGGATACGACAAAGTCGAGGTACCTTCGGAGGGCTCGAAGGTGGAGGTATCGGGTGACGACGAACTCGTCGTGCCTGACGACCCGATAATTCCGATCATCCACGGGGACGGTATCGGGGTCGACGTCGGTCCGGCCGCCCAGACGGTGCTGGAGGCGGCCGCCGACGCGACGGGCCGGGAGATCAACTGGATGCGCGTCTACGCCGGCGAATCCGCCCGCGAGAAGTACGACGAGAACCTGCCCGACGACACCATCGAGGCGCTCAAGGAGTTCAAGGTCTCCATCAAGGGACCGCTGACGACGCCCGTCGGCGCCGGCTTCCGCAGCCTCAACGTGGCGCTCCGGAAGAAACTCGACCTCTACACGAACATCCGGCCGACATACCACCTCGACGGCGTTCCCTCACCGGTGAAGCGACCCGAGCAGATGGACATGGTCACGTTCCGGGAGAACACCGAGGACGTCTACGCCGGCATCGAGTGGGAGGCCGGCACCGACGAGGTCCAGCAGGTCAAGGAGTTCGTCGAGGAGGAGATGGGTTTCGATTCGACTATCCACGACGGCCCCGTCGGCATCGGCGTCAAGCCCATCACCGAGTTCGGCACCAAGCGGCTGGTCCGGAAGGCCATCGACTACGCCCTCGAACACGACCGCGATTCGGTGACGCTGGTCCACAAGGGCAACATCATGAAGTTCACCGAGGGCGCCTTCCGCGACTGGGGCTACGAGGTCGCAGAGGAGGAGTACGGCGAGGAGGTCATCACCGAGGACACCCTCTGGGAGGAGCGCGACGGCGAACCGCCGGACGAGGCGGTCGTCGTCAACGACCGCATCGCCGACAACATGCTCCAGCAGGTCCTCACCCGCACCGACCAGTACGACGTGCTGGCGCTGCCGAACCTCAACGGCGACTACCTCTCGGACGCCTGTGGCGCCCAGATCGGTGGGCTCGGTATCGCGCCCGGCGCCAACGTCGGCGACGGCCGCGTGCTCGCCGAACCCGTCCACGGCTCGGCGCCGAAGTACGCCGGCCAGGACAAGGTCAACCCGACCGCGATGATCCTGTCGGGCCGCATCATGCTGGAGTTCATGGGCTGGAACGATGCCGCGACCCTCGTCCGGGACGCCGTCGAGCAGACCATCGTCGACCGGAAGGTCACCTACGACATCGAGCGACAGATCGAGGGCGGCGAGAAACTCGCCACCAGCGAGTACTCCGAGGCGGTCGTCGACAACCTGCGGGACCTCGCCTGA
- a CDS encoding isoaspartyl peptidase/L-asparaginase has product MRVIAHGGAGTPPEESQDRQAALEAAVDAGTGADGPTDAVVETVRVLESDPRFNAGVGGAVQSDGHVRTDAGLMTDDREAGAACGMPGVEHAIDVARAVKEETPHVLVAGVHAVDLAAAVGVETGVDLLTDRTRKRWDDLDEYPEGDQLAHAEWVTERFGGDPDSGLDAGDHDTVGAVATDGDRVAAATSTGGRWLALAGRVGDVPQVGSGFYCAPAGGASATGAGEDIARTTLSRRAVDRLADGVDADAAAETAIEEFGDLVAGSAGVILLTPDGDAGAAFNSDAMQTVVAGDV; this is encoded by the coding sequence ATGCGCGTCATCGCTCACGGCGGCGCCGGAACGCCGCCCGAGGAGTCGCAGGACAGACAGGCCGCGCTCGAGGCGGCCGTCGACGCGGGCACCGGCGCCGACGGCCCGACCGACGCCGTCGTCGAGACGGTTCGAGTCCTGGAGTCGGACCCGCGGTTCAACGCCGGCGTCGGCGGCGCCGTCCAGTCGGACGGCCACGTCCGAACCGACGCTGGCCTGATGACCGACGACCGCGAGGCCGGCGCCGCCTGCGGCATGCCGGGCGTCGAACACGCGATCGACGTCGCCCGCGCAGTCAAGGAGGAGACGCCGCACGTCCTCGTGGCCGGCGTTCACGCCGTCGACCTCGCGGCGGCCGTCGGCGTCGAGACCGGCGTCGACCTCCTGACCGACCGGACCCGAAAGCGGTGGGACGACCTCGACGAGTACCCGGAGGGCGACCAGCTGGCCCACGCCGAGTGGGTCACCGAGCGGTTCGGCGGCGACCCCGACTCGGGACTGGACGCCGGCGACCACGACACCGTCGGCGCCGTGGCGACCGACGGCGACCGGGTCGCTGCGGCCACCTCGACCGGCGGCCGGTGGCTGGCGCTCGCGGGCCGGGTCGGCGACGTGCCGCAGGTCGGATCGGGCTTCTACTGTGCGCCGGCCGGCGGCGCCTCCGCGACCGGCGCCGGCGAGGACATCGCCCGGACGACCCTCTCGCGGCGCGCGGTCGACCGCCTCGCCGACGGCGTGGACGCCGACGCGGCCGCCGAGACCGCAATCGAGGAGTTCGGCGACCTCGTGGCGGGGTCCGCCGGCGTGATCCTCCTGACCCCGGACGGCGACGCCGGCGCGGCGTTCAACAGCGACGCCATGCAGACCGTCGTCGCCGGCGACGTGTAG
- a CDS encoding acyl-CoA thioesterase, translating to MSTVSDTYIENRQRVQPTDTNNYASAHGGNVVKWMDEVGAMSAMRHAGETCVTARIEGLDFERPVPQGDICVVESYVYEAGRTSVRVRLRAYRESPRSGERERTTDSYFVFVAVDESNTPVEVPELQVGTERCRRLREEALEGAPDG from the coding sequence ATGTCGACGGTCAGCGACACCTACATCGAGAACCGCCAGCGGGTCCAGCCGACCGACACCAACAACTACGCCTCGGCGCACGGCGGCAACGTCGTCAAGTGGATGGACGAGGTCGGCGCGATGTCGGCGATGCGACACGCGGGCGAGACCTGCGTGACCGCCCGCATCGAGGGGCTGGACTTCGAGCGGCCGGTCCCGCAGGGCGACATCTGCGTCGTCGAGTCCTACGTCTACGAGGCGGGCCGGACGAGCGTCCGGGTTCGGCTCCGGGCCTACCGGGAGTCGCCCCGGTCGGGCGAACGAGAGCGGACGACCGACTCGTACTTCGTCTTCGTCGCCGTCGACGAGTCCAACACTCCCGTCGAGGTGCCGGAGTTGCAGGTCGGCACCGAGCGGTGCCGGCGGCTCCGCGAGGAGGCACTCGAGGGCGCGCCCGACGGGTAG
- a CDS encoding nucleoside phosphorylase: MGKQPHLLVEEGDLHDVALLPGDPGRVDRIADHCEDSETVAENREYKVVNAVYEGRELTICSTGIGSPSAAIAVEELAAVGVETFVRVGTTGALQADIDIGDMVVATGAAKDEGTTKRYEAATVPAVPDYGTLSALVEAAETREAPVHVGPVATDDAFYAETDDHVAAWNEAGLLCVEMEAAAIFALARRKGLDAGAICTVDGNLVEGTQKGETDAEELPEKAKDNVGRAIRITLDAVAAL; the protein is encoded by the coding sequence ATGGGCAAACAGCCGCACCTCCTGGTCGAGGAGGGCGACCTCCACGACGTCGCGCTGCTGCCGGGCGACCCCGGCCGCGTCGACCGCATCGCCGACCACTGCGAGGACAGCGAGACGGTCGCCGAGAACCGCGAGTACAAGGTCGTCAACGCGGTCTACGAGGGCCGCGAGCTGACGATCTGCTCGACGGGCATCGGCTCGCCGTCGGCGGCCATCGCCGTCGAGGAACTCGCCGCGGTGGGCGTCGAGACGTTCGTCCGCGTCGGCACCACCGGCGCGCTCCAGGCCGACATCGACATCGGCGACATGGTCGTCGCCACCGGCGCCGCCAAGGACGAGGGCACGACCAAGCGCTACGAGGCGGCCACGGTGCCCGCCGTGCCGGACTACGGGACGCTGTCGGCGCTGGTCGAGGCCGCGGAGACCCGCGAGGCGCCGGTTCACGTCGGCCCCGTGGCGACGGACGACGCCTTCTACGCCGAGACCGACGACCACGTCGCCGCCTGGAACGAGGCTGGCCTGCTGTGCGTCGAGATGGAGGCCGCCGCCATCTTCGCGCTGGCCCGTCGGAAGGGGCTGGACGCCGGCGCCATCTGCACCGTCGACGGCAACCTCGTCGAGGGCACCCAGAAGGGCGAGACCGACGCCGAGGAACTGCCCGAGAAGGCGAAGGACAACGTCGGCCGGGCAATCCGCATCACGCTGGACGCGGTCGCGGCGCTGTAA
- a CDS encoding HAD family hydrolase has product MTTGYLFDLDETLVTYEPEVPGIFRNACRKAGVEPTEAATEAIGPGYVETFVEFEESPYVGAARAAREAGLDVDPERFASMYVEAELEATHVPEGVGELLSSLENVGVVTNGYGPVQRRKLSAFGLDDRVDSVVCADDVEAFKPADEPFDAVTDAVGAEEYVMVGDNVDYDIRPAAERGYRTVFVGEESAADLADYRVARPSELPSVPLFHRHRPNVD; this is encoded by the coding sequence GTGACCACCGGGTACCTCTTCGACCTCGACGAGACGCTCGTCACCTACGAGCCGGAGGTGCCGGGCATCTTCCGGAACGCCTGCCGGAAGGCGGGCGTCGAACCGACCGAGGCGGCCACGGAGGCCATCGGTCCCGGCTACGTCGAGACGTTCGTCGAGTTCGAGGAGAGCCCCTACGTCGGCGCGGCCCGCGCCGCCCGCGAGGCCGGTCTCGACGTCGACCCCGAGCGGTTCGCCTCGATGTACGTCGAGGCGGAACTGGAGGCCACCCACGTCCCCGAGGGCGTGGGCGAACTGCTTTCGTCGCTGGAGAACGTCGGCGTCGTGACGAACGGCTACGGACCCGTCCAGCGGCGGAAACTGTCGGCGTTCGGTCTCGACGACCGCGTCGACAGCGTGGTCTGTGCCGACGACGTCGAGGCGTTCAAGCCGGCCGACGAGCCGTTCGACGCCGTCACCGACGCCGTCGGCGCCGAGGAGTACGTCATGGTCGGCGACAACGTCGACTACGACATCCGGCCGGCCGCCGAACGGGGCTACCGGACGGTCTTCGTCGGCGAGGAGTCGGCCGCCGACCTCGCCGACTACCGCGTCGCCCGCCCCTCGGAGCTCCCCTCCGTCCCTCTGTTTCACCGGCACCGGCCGAACGTCGACTGA
- a CDS encoding carbohydrate kinase family protein: protein MRVVCVGHVNWDVTLRVDRLPGPDDEARVHERREAGGGSAANVAAALAMLSREARLFGSVGADDPGSTVEATLREIGVETRLKTVEGAETTRKYLLVDDDGEVAVLGTEGANEAISGADVPASALADADALHLTGQSPGTAARLAAAAADHGLPVSFDPGRRLADREYGEVVERVDLLFVTDREAAEVHASVPWKVTKHGERGATLACPEGRFDHGGYGLPSVDSTGAGDAFAAGFLAAWLDDEGPERALAVANACGAVAASERGPRPDLSWERVEGVLS from the coding sequence ATGCGCGTCGTCTGCGTCGGGCACGTCAACTGGGACGTCACCCTCCGTGTGGACCGACTGCCGGGACCGGACGACGAGGCCCGGGTCCACGAGCGGCGGGAGGCCGGCGGCGGCAGCGCGGCCAACGTCGCCGCCGCCCTCGCCATGCTGTCGCGGGAGGCCCGCCTGTTCGGCAGCGTCGGCGCCGACGACCCCGGCAGCACGGTCGAAGCGACCCTCCGGGAGATCGGCGTCGAGACCCGGCTGAAGACCGTCGAGGGCGCCGAGACGACGCGGAAGTACCTCCTCGTCGACGACGATGGCGAGGTGGCGGTTCTCGGCACGGAGGGCGCGAACGAGGCGATCTCGGGGGCCGACGTGCCCGCGTCGGCACTCGCCGACGCAGACGCGCTCCACCTGACCGGGCAGTCGCCGGGGACGGCCGCTCGCCTGGCGGCAGCGGCGGCCGACCACGGCCTGCCGGTCAGTTTCGACCCCGGACGCCGTCTCGCCGACCGGGAGTACGGCGAGGTCGTAGAGCGGGTCGACCTGCTGTTCGTCACCGACCGGGAGGCCGCCGAGGTCCACGCTTCCGTGCCCTGGAAGGTGACCAAACACGGCGAGCGCGGCGCGACCCTGGCGTGTCCCGAGGGCCGGTTCGACCACGGCGGCTACGGCCTGCCGTCGGTGGACTCGACGGGTGCCGGCGACGCCTTCGCGGCCGGCTTCCTGGCCGCGTGGCTCGACGACGAGGGGCCCGAGCGGGCGCTGGCCGTCGCCAACGCCTGCGGTGCCGTGGCGGCCAGCGAGCGGGGGCCCCGGCCCGACCTCTCCTGGGAGCGAGTGGAGGGTGTGCTGTCGTGA
- a CDS encoding glycosyltransferase family 2 protein: MDVSIVILVIISAFVGTQALYLGGGLLLDWLLIFGARHDVRTPATDPDEPVSVLVALYREPRSVLEETLSSLAGQDYPLDRIEVVLVHEADDPIVTDYVDDLVASDDREWELSAFAADSTDEELHARLVDDWPLLTGKPLTRTKGLALTSALHSLPFDDDRIVTVFDADTVVDPGLFALAVAGLEEYDVVQAKQTVRNIEDGILPKLESMGMAAWSHVVYPRTARGPYQLLGKGYFMRAGTLRSLRGWEPNEITEDMSLGVAAYQAGLRLGVLDSYVQDLCPSDIDDWVTQKRRWLGGPYRILARQPLSPADKLRLMGVTMLNQAMTVNTVLGLPAGVAVFALVVFGYDLPLWVDVLATVNLVNWAVYSALGYRATRDAVRFESARQKVGYYLLSNPLTQSVYALVWTVPLALAVYDELRGAPPVFEVTPKAE, translated from the coding sequence ATGGATGTATCGATAGTTATACTTGTCATCATCTCCGCATTCGTCGGAACGCAGGCCCTCTATCTCGGTGGCGGGCTCCTCCTCGACTGGCTGTTGATATTCGGAGCGCGCCACGACGTGCGGACGCCGGCGACCGACCCGGACGAACCGGTCAGCGTCCTCGTCGCGCTGTACCGGGAGCCGCGGTCGGTGCTCGAGGAGACGCTTTCGAGTCTGGCCGGACAGGACTACCCCCTCGACCGCATCGAAGTCGTCCTGGTTCACGAGGCCGACGACCCGATTGTGACGGACTACGTCGACGACCTCGTCGCCTCGGACGACCGGGAGTGGGAGCTTTCGGCCTTCGCGGCCGATTCGACCGACGAGGAACTCCACGCACGACTCGTCGACGACTGGCCGTTGCTCACCGGCAAGCCGCTGACCCGGACCAAGGGGCTGGCGCTGACCAGCGCGCTGCACTCCCTGCCGTTCGACGACGACCGCATCGTCACGGTGTTCGACGCCGACACCGTGGTCGATCCGGGCCTCTTCGCGCTGGCGGTGGCGGGTCTCGAGGAGTACGACGTCGTCCAGGCGAAACAGACCGTCCGGAACATCGAGGACGGCATCCTCCCGAAACTGGAGTCGATGGGGATGGCCGCCTGGTCGCACGTCGTCTACCCCCGAACCGCACGGGGACCGTACCAGTTGCTCGGCAAGGGGTACTTCATGCGGGCCGGGACGTTGCGCTCGCTCCGCGGGTGGGAGCCCAACGAGATCACGGAGGACATGTCCCTCGGCGTCGCCGCCTACCAGGCCGGCCTGCGGCTCGGCGTCCTCGATTCGTACGTGCAGGACCTCTGTCCGAGCGACATCGACGACTGGGTGACCCAGAAACGGCGGTGGCTCGGCGGCCCGTACCGCATCCTCGCCAGACAGCCCCTGAGCCCGGCCGACAAACTCCGGCTGATGGGCGTGACGATGCTCAACCAGGCCATGACCGTCAACACGGTGCTTGGACTGCCGGCCGGCGTCGCCGTGTTCGCGCTCGTCGTCTTCGGGTACGACCTCCCGCTGTGGGTGGACGTCCTCGCCACCGTCAACCTCGTCAACTGGGCCGTTTACTCGGCACTGGGCTACCGCGCCACCCGCGACGCGGTTCGCTTCGAGAGCGCGAGACAGAAGGTCGGCTACTACCTGCTGTCGAACCCGCTCACGCAGTCGGTGTACGCGCTCGTCTGGACCGTCCCGCTCGCGCTGGCGGTCTACGACGAACTCCGCGGTGCCCCGCCGGTGTTCGAGGTGACGCCGAAGGCGGAGTGA
- a CDS encoding DUF63 family protein, which translates to MQVLPSGFALPALPYLVGLLVAAGVAVALLYRRRPPVTGPVVAALAPWMAAGGALYALFQAGGVPSAVAPLFGSPAVYVTVGVAAGFALAAVAGRPGEGWSLSTAPGALAATGAALLLAALAAAAATAPTLGVTAVGYSVAILLGAAVATAAVWGVLRRLDAGRATGAVGLVAVFGHALDGVSTAVGYDLLGFGEQTPLSRIIIEFGAGLPAPEILGDAWLFVVVKLLVAAVVVAAFDDYVREDPREGYPLLGLVAAVGLGPGAHNVVLFAIV; encoded by the coding sequence GTGCAGGTACTCCCCTCCGGGTTCGCGCTGCCCGCCCTCCCGTACCTGGTCGGCCTGCTGGTCGCCGCCGGCGTCGCCGTCGCGCTGCTGTACCGGCGGCGCCCGCCGGTCACCGGCCCGGTCGTGGCCGCCCTGGCGCCCTGGATGGCCGCCGGCGGCGCGCTGTACGCGCTGTTCCAGGCCGGGGGGGTCCCGTCCGCTGTGGCGCCACTGTTCGGGTCGCCCGCCGTCTACGTCACCGTCGGCGTTGCCGCCGGGTTCGCGCTGGCGGCCGTCGCCGGACGGCCGGGGGAGGGGTGGAGCCTCTCGACGGCTCCGGGCGCGCTGGCGGCGACCGGGGCGGCGCTGCTTCTCGCCGCGCTGGCGGCGGCCGCGGCGACGGCGCCGACCCTCGGTGTCACCGCAGTCGGGTACTCCGTGGCCATCCTCCTCGGCGCGGCGGTGGCGACGGCGGCAGTGTGGGGCGTGCTCCGCCGCCTCGACGCCGGCCGGGCGACCGGCGCGGTCGGCCTGGTGGCCGTCTTCGGCCACGCGCTGGACGGCGTCTCGACGGCCGTCGGCTACGACCTCCTCGGGTTCGGCGAGCAGACCCCGCTGTCGCGTATCATCATCGAGTTCGGGGCGGGGCTGCCGGCGCCCGAAATCCTGGGCGATGCCTGGCTGTTCGTCGTCGTGAAACTGCTCGTCGCCGCGGTCGTGGTCGCGGCCTTCGACGACTACGTCCGCGAGGACCCGCGGGAGGGGTATCCCCTGCTCGGCCTCGTCGCGGCGGTCGGTCTGGGTCCCGGCGCCCACAACGTCGTCCTGTTCGCCATCGTGTAG